Proteins from one Clostridium cellulovorans 743B genomic window:
- the ilvB gene encoding biosynthetic-type acetolactate synthase large subunit encodes MKIAGTDFFVKALKEEGVDVLFGYPGGYAIDIFDALYRQDDIELILPRHEQALIHAADGYARSTGKVGVCLVTSGPGATNLVTGIATANYDSVPLVCFTGQVPTNLIGNDAFQEVDIVGITRSICKYGVTVRDRKDLGRIIKEAFYIASTGKPGPVVVDLPKDVMLALGDDDYPTEVNMRSYKPNTKVHSGQLKRALALLEKAEKPLFLIGGGVNIARAQKEFTKLATITNTPVITTIMGRGAIPTTHPLYIGNVGMHGSYAANKAISECDVLFSIGTRFNDRITGKISEFAKNATIIHLDIDSASISRNIIVDVPIVADAKPAIKKMLEEAKRCECSKWIEQIEMWKEEYPLGMKKDKGITPELIIQQINDIFKDSIVVTDVGQHQMWTTQYLEIDENRQLITSGGLGTMGYGFPAAIGAKLANPDKKVICISGDGGFQMNIQEMATAVAQELPLILCIFNNSYLGMVRQWQQLMFDKRYSSTCLKYRKSCSKDCHNPDKVCPVYSPNFIKLAESYGAHGIRVTSEAEIKNAFEKAAENKNAPTIIEIIIDSEELVLPMVKGGNPLDNMILEC; translated from the coding sequence ATGAAAATTGCAGGAACAGATTTTTTTGTAAAAGCCCTAAAAGAGGAAGGGGTAGACGTGTTGTTTGGCTATCCTGGTGGGTATGCCATTGACATTTTTGATGCTTTATATAGGCAAGACGATATAGAACTTATTTTACCAAGACATGAGCAAGCACTTATCCACGCTGCTGATGGTTATGCTAGATCAACTGGAAAGGTTGGTGTTTGTTTAGTTACAAGTGGACCAGGAGCAACAAACCTGGTAACAGGAATTGCTACAGCTAATTATGACAGTGTACCTCTTGTATGTTTTACAGGTCAAGTACCAACTAACCTTATTGGGAATGATGCTTTTCAAGAAGTTGACATTGTAGGAATTACAAGAAGTATATGCAAATATGGAGTAACTGTTAGAGATAGAAAAGATTTAGGAAGAATCATTAAAGAAGCTTTTTATATTGCAAGTACTGGAAAGCCAGGTCCTGTAGTAGTAGACTTGCCTAAGGATGTTATGTTAGCTCTTGGTGATGATGATTACCCTACAGAAGTAAACATGAGAAGTTATAAGCCAAATACAAAAGTACACAGTGGACAATTAAAGAGAGCTTTAGCATTGCTTGAAAAAGCTGAGAAACCTCTTTTCTTAATTGGTGGAGGAGTGAATATTGCAAGAGCACAAAAAGAATTTACTAAGTTAGCAACGATTACAAATACACCAGTAATAACAACTATTATGGGTAGAGGTGCGATACCAACAACACATCCTTTATATATTGGCAATGTAGGTATGCATGGAAGTTACGCCGCTAATAAGGCAATCAGTGAATGTGATGTACTTTTTTCTATAGGAACTAGATTTAATGATAGAATAACAGGAAAGATTAGTGAATTTGCAAAGAATGCTACAATTATTCATTTAGATATTGACTCTGCATCTATTTCCAGAAACATTATAGTTGATGTGCCGATAGTTGCAGATGCAAAACCGGCAATTAAAAAAATGCTTGAAGAAGCTAAACGTTGTGAATGCTCTAAATGGATTGAGCAAATAGAAATGTGGAAAGAAGAATATCCACTAGGAATGAAAAAAGACAAGGGTATTACTCCTGAATTAATAATACAGCAGATTAATGATATCTTTAAAGATTCAATTGTAGTTACTGATGTTGGACAGCATCAAATGTGGACTACTCAATATTTGGAGATAGACGAAAATAGACAGCTTATAACTTCTGGAGGACTTGGAACTATGGGGTATGGGTTCCCTGCGGCTATAGGAGCAAAGCTTGCTAACCCTGATAAAAAAGTTATATGTATATCAGGAGACGGCGGTTTCCAAATGAATATTCAAGAGATGGCCACAGCAGTTGCACAAGAGTTACCATTGATTTTATGTATCTTTAACAATAGCTATTTAGGTATGGTTCGTCAATGGCAACAATTAATGTTTGATAAAAGATATTCAAGCACTTGTTTAAAATATAGGAAGAGTTGTTCTAAGGATTGTCATAATCCAGATAAGGTATGCCCAGTGTATTCTCCAAACTTCATTAAGTTAGCAGAAAGCTATGGAGCACATGGAATCCGTGTAACAAGTGAAGCGGAGATAAAGAATGCCTTTGAGAAAGCTGCAGAGAACAAAAATGCTCCGACTATTATTGAAATTATCATAGATAGTGAAGAATTAGTTTTACCTATGGTAAAAGGCGGAAATCCTTTAGATAATATGATTTTAGAATGTTAA
- a CDS encoding FtsX-like permease family protein, producing MNIVNKLTLRHLKLNKKRTLVTIIGIIISVAMITAVSTLSSSFMDLMARQEIATDGEWHVTYLNANKEQIKAIRNDENTKELILNKKVGYGVLEGSQNKNKPYLYIEEYNKIGFKNFPIKLKEGRLPENSNELVISDAIITNGKVDYKIGDSITVDVGQRKSISGKTSGEFLMQNYSLLKEAGKVDEELTKESSKNYTIVGIIERPNFEPTWSPGFSAFSYVNEEAINTKGTINAAITLKKINNKLFDKAKKLADENGIASDNIGYNSELLRYYGVIKDDGLKGGVLKLSAIIMGIIAIGSISLIYNAFAISVSERSRHLGMLSSVGATKKQKRNSVFFEGFVLGAISIPIGIFSGLIGMGITFLCVNPIMKNSSNISEEFRLVASLPSISAAIVISAITIFISTYIPARRASNISAIEAIRQTTDVKLTRKNVKTSKLTGKLFGIEGDIALKNLKRNKKRYKATVFSLVISIVLFLSVDFFNGYLKKSIVMTQDGVNYDISIKMYNIDEEMKKNIIRNTTSLENITSASYMETINVDALIGEASTADFIKEQGESYARKDGKYIYQVEISAPDDKTLEEYSKEVGADYNKLKNTEKLTGIVIDTLKYKDENQKKYIETKILKTNIGEKLNLITNMSENKEEALGDVEVAALTNKFPMGVTFQGPTATFNLIVSKDVLNKIIERNSMLKEYIHTGLFLNTDDALKVQEKIESIVDSENNNGIYVYNVFMQKEKEEQMILLLSVFEYGFIVLITLISVANIFNTISTSITLRKREFAMLKSVGMTPKGFNKMINYESIFYGIKALIYGLPISFIAMYLIYKSLTESFEFDFTIHWISVLVAVFSVFFVVGATMVYSSSKIRKENIIDALKQEII from the coding sequence ATGAATATAGTTAATAAACTAACATTAAGGCATTTAAAGCTTAATAAAAAACGAACTCTTGTAACGATAATTGGAATAATAATATCTGTGGCTATGATTACAGCAGTATCAACTCTTAGCAGTTCTTTTATGGATCTAATGGCAAGACAAGAAATAGCTACTGATGGGGAATGGCATGTTACATATTTGAATGCCAACAAAGAACAAATAAAAGCTATTAGAAATGACGAGAATACTAAAGAGTTAATTTTAAATAAAAAAGTAGGATATGGAGTTTTAGAAGGCAGCCAAAATAAAAATAAACCTTATCTGTATATAGAAGAATACAATAAGATTGGATTTAAAAACTTTCCTATTAAACTTAAGGAAGGAAGACTACCTGAAAACTCTAATGAACTGGTGATATCTGATGCTATTATCACTAATGGAAAGGTTGATTATAAGATAGGAGATAGTATTACTGTAGATGTTGGGCAACGAAAATCTATTAGTGGTAAGACATCAGGAGAGTTCTTGATGCAAAATTACTCACTGTTAAAGGAAGCGGGAAAAGTTGATGAAGAGTTAACAAAAGAATCTTCAAAGAATTATACTATTGTTGGAATAATTGAAAGACCAAATTTTGAACCAACTTGGTCGCCAGGGTTTTCAGCATTTTCTTATGTTAATGAAGAGGCGATTAATACTAAAGGAACTATAAACGCAGCAATAACTCTGAAAAAAATTAATAATAAGTTATTTGATAAAGCTAAAAAGTTGGCAGATGAAAATGGAATTGCAAGTGATAATATCGGGTACAACAGCGAACTTTTAAGATACTATGGAGTTATAAAAGATGATGGACTTAAAGGGGGAGTGTTAAAGTTATCAGCAATTATTATGGGGATTATAGCTATCGGTTCTATTTCTTTGATATATAATGCTTTTGCTATTTCTGTTTCTGAGAGATCAAGGCATTTAGGGATGCTATCTAGTGTCGGTGCAACAAAAAAGCAAAAAAGGAACTCTGTTTTCTTTGAAGGTTTTGTTCTTGGAGCAATAAGTATTCCTATTGGCATTTTTTCGGGGCTCATAGGCATGGGAATAACATTTTTATGTGTAAACCCAATAATGAAGAATTCATCGAATATTTCAGAGGAGTTCAGGCTTGTAGCCTCACTTCCTTCAATTTCAGCAGCTATAGTAATTTCTGCTATTACGATATTTATTTCAACGTATATTCCTGCTAGAAGAGCATCAAACATATCAGCTATCGAAGCTATTCGCCAAACTACAGATGTTAAGTTAACAAGAAAAAATGTTAAAACATCAAAACTTACAGGTAAGTTATTTGGGATAGAGGGAGATATAGCCCTTAAGAACTTAAAAAGAAATAAAAAGAGATATAAGGCAACGGTTTTTTCTTTAGTTATTAGTATTGTGTTATTTTTGTCTGTAGATTTTTTCAATGGATACTTAAAGAAATCTATTGTCATGACTCAAGACGGAGTTAATTATGATATTTCCATAAAGATGTATAATATAGATGAAGAAATGAAGAAAAACATAATTAGAAACACAACATCACTAGAGAATATAACAAGCGCTTCGTATATGGAAACTATTAATGTAGATGCATTAATTGGTGAAGCTTCAACAGCTGACTTTATAAAAGAGCAAGGTGAGTCTTATGCTAGAAAAGATGGGAAGTATATTTACCAGGTAGAGATAAGTGCACCAGATGATAAAACGTTGGAAGAATACTCAAAAGAAGTAGGTGCAGACTATAATAAATTAAAGAATACTGAAAAACTCACAGGAATAGTCATTGATACTCTTAAATACAAAGATGAGAATCAAAAAAAATACATTGAAACAAAGATACTTAAGACAAATATAGGAGAAAAACTTAACCTAATCACTAATATGAGTGAAAACAAAGAAGAGGCATTAGGTGATGTAGAGGTAGCTGCTCTTACAAATAAATTCCCTATGGGAGTTACGTTTCAAGGACCAACTGCGACATTTAATTTAATCGTATCTAAGGATGTGCTTAATAAGATAATTGAAAGGAACTCAATGTTAAAAGAATATATACATACCGGTTTATTCTTAAACACTGACGATGCATTAAAGGTTCAAGAAAAAATTGAGTCTATAGTGGATTCAGAAAATAATAATGGTATTTATGTGTACAATGTATTTATGCAAAAAGAGAAAGAAGAGCAGATGATTTTACTACTATCTGTTTTTGAATATGGTTTTATAGTACTAATAACTCTTATATCTGTAGCAAATATATTTAACACAATATCTACAAGTATTACCCTTAGAAAAAGAGAATTTGCCATGCTTAAATCTGTAGGTATGACACCTAAAGGATTTAATAAGATGATAAATTATGAAAGCATCTTTTATGGAATTAAAGCCTTAATATATGGACTTCCTATAAGTTTTATAGCTATGTATTTGATTTATAAATCTCTTACAGAAAGCTTTGAATTTGATTTTACTATCCATTGGATAAGTGTTTTAGTTGCTGTCTTTTCTGTATTTTTCGTTGTTGGAGCGACTATGGTATATTCTAGCTCAAAGATTAGAAAAGAAAATATAATAGATGCCTTAAAGCAAGAAATAATATAA
- a CDS encoding ABC transporter ATP-binding protein: MEILKIENLSKSYGNGDTAVKALDNVSFTVEKGEFVAIIGPSGSGKSTLLHMLGGVDKPTSGRVLIDNTDIYKLNETQLAIFRRRQIGLIYQFYNLIPVLNVEENINLPLLLDGHKVDKKQFDKVVEILNLKNRLTHLPNQLSGGQQQRVSIGRALISNPAIMLADEPTGNLDSKNGTEIIELLKMFNKTYNQTLIVITHDERIALQADRIIAIEDGKITKDEVIRP, from the coding sequence ATGGAAATATTAAAAATAGAAAATTTATCAAAATCCTATGGCAACGGTGATACTGCAGTAAAGGCACTTGATAATGTATCTTTTACTGTGGAAAAAGGAGAATTTGTTGCAATTATTGGACCATCAGGTTCAGGTAAGTCAACATTGTTACATATGTTGGGTGGTGTTGATAAGCCAACTAGTGGTCGTGTTCTAATAGATAATACAGACATCTATAAGTTAAATGAAACGCAATTAGCAATCTTTAGACGTAGGCAAATAGGTCTTATTTATCAGTTTTATAATCTTATCCCCGTATTGAATGTTGAAGAAAATATTAATCTCCCATTATTATTGGATGGACATAAGGTTGATAAAAAGCAATTTGATAAGGTTGTAGAGATATTAAATTTAAAGAATAGGTTAACACATCTTCCAAATCAACTTTCTGGAGGACAGCAGCAGAGGGTTTCCATAGGTAGAGCTCTTATAAGCAACCCTGCTATTATGTTAGCCGATGAACCAACAGGAAATTTAGATAGCAAAAATGGTACAGAAATAATAGAATTACTAAAGATGTTTAACAAAACCTATAATCAAACACTGATTGTCATTACCCATGATGAACGTATAGCTTTGCAAGCAGACAGAATTATTGCTATAGAAGATGGTAAAATCACAAAGGATGAGGTGATTCGTCCATGA